The genome window TCTCAGATATTTTCGCTATAAGAATATTTGAAATTTCTTGTGATCTAAAGCATCATTATAAATGTTGTTTTCCAAATCGTTTATAAGTTTTTGTTTTCGTTTGTTAAGAATTACACTTTTAATATTTGCAAGTTCATAATCTAATGGGGAAGTTTGCCCTTTAAACATTACCTCACGAACGCTTATTAGGTATAAAAAATTACCATCCTCCAACTCTATACTACGATTATTCCTAAGATAAGTATCTTGATTTTCAAGCGGGTAAGGAAATTGTCGTTGGAGAACATTAAAGGGCAACCATTTATCGCCAAAGTAATCATACTTTTCAGCTACTTGATATGCAAGATTATCAAGCATTTTAATATCTTCTTCCCGATTAGATTTATAAAGTTCTTTTATCTTATTCGAATAGGGTGTGTCTTTTCTTAACTTGATAAAAAGAGCCTTAACAATTGTTTCATCTACTAAAAAGTTTGATATATTATTGTAATAAAATGATTTAACCTCTTCGGATGAAACAGCTGTATCAAGTTTTTGCAGTACAAACTCCTGTTCATATTTAAAGATCAAAAGTGATGAGCGATAATCCTCAAGCTGTTTTGTAACATTTTTTTGCTCTTCTTTCAGGTTCTCTTCTGACAATTTTAGCATAATATTATGTCTAATCCACTGATCAACATATGCGTTCAAAATTTTAATACTATCCCCTTTTGTTAGCCCCTTAGGGACAACATCTGTTACATCCGATTTATATAAATATTTATCGTATACAACTGCCAAAGGTTTCTGCTCTTTGCCGTTCCGATTAAAACATGAAACCATCAGTATAATAATTGCAAATAGAAATATCTTGAAAAAATTCTCCGCTTTTAGACTCATCTCTTTTAGTTTTAAAAGGCTACTATTTCTCTAAATTTTTGACAAGTTGATTAATTGCTTCTTGATTAATTTCAACAGCATACTTTTGGTGCAAGACTTTTAACCATTCCTCCTCAAGTAATTGTTGGTAGTCAGATATAGTTTGTCCCTTACAATCAATTAAGGATTTGATATCTCCGGTTGTTACATTTAGTATTTCATTAAAAATAAATTCACCACCCTTGCTAGCAATGGTTGATATACCACCCTTCCATGATTCGTAACCCAGAATTTCCTTATCATCCGGGTTTACTATCAAATAATTAATATTTACTTTGGTTTGCCCTTTATTAAATTTACTAACCACATCGACTGGTTTCATTCCTTTGTCTTTTCGGTTAGCTGCTAATTTGCTAACTTTTGCAAGAATTTTTTCATCCGCACAGGAATATGTAGCATAGTGAACTCTCTCACCCCATTTATAATTATCCTTATTCTTTTGATAAAAATTCTCAAGACCCAAACTATCATTTGATGCTTTTGACCACACCTTTATATCGCTGATATTAAAGAGCAAAATACCATCATGATATTCTTGCATCAAATATTTGAATTCAGGGAATTTTTGTTCTAAAACAGATTGCTGATAATTGTAAATAGTTTGATTCACCCAATCATTGTAAGCTTTTCTTACAATGGAATGTATTGAGCCTTTGGTACCGTTTTGTTGGTAACTAACTAAGAATCTACAGAATTCGTCCTGATCATGTTTTTGATTAGCAATTACAAATAAAACTTTATTCTCATTTAACCCAAATGGTTTCCAAGTGCCTTTGTATATACTAGAATCTACAACTATATCAACTTGTTTTAAGTTAATAGTATCCTCTTTAAAATTGTTTTCAACTTTTGCTTTAGCAATCATCCTCTCCACAGATATTGTATTTCGCATATCTGAAAATACCTTCTTCTTAATGTCTGGTAGCATTTCATCGAAAGAACCGATCTCTTTCCTCCCTAAACGTTTAACAATATGCCAGCCAAAAGAACTCTGGAAAGGTTCAGATATCTGACCATCATGATCGAAACCAAAAGCCACTTTTTCAAATTCGGGTATTATACTACCTGAGCCAAACCATGGCAATTCGCCGTTATTCTTGGATGATCCAGGATCTTCTGAGTATTTATTTGCAAGCTGACCAAAATTTTCGTTATTTAATACTTGCTTATAGATTTCATTAATTTTTTCTTTCAATTTTGTTTTCTGTTCTTCAGTGGCATCTTTCGGAATGCCAATCATAATATGTGCCACTTTAACTTGCCCTTTGGCTGCTCTTTTGTCAAGAGCCTTTATAATATGATACCCAAAACGAGTGCGAATAGGCATCGAAATTTCGCCAATTTTTAAATTATAAACCGCAGATTCAAACGGGTATACCATTTGAAATACCGTAAAATATCCCAGATAACCATTATTATTTGCAACAGAAGGATCATCACTTGTTGCGCTTGCTACAACCTCAAAAGGTTCCCCATTTATAATTCTAGTTCTTATGGCGATAGCTTTATCATAATATGTTAGAGTATCGGATGAAACGAGTTGTTCAGGCACAGATATAAGAATATGGCTTGCACTAACTTCATCCTTCATCCTTTCATAGGCTTCATTAATAAGTCTTTCTTCTGTTTCTTTGTCAGTTAAGTAAGGTCTAGCAAGTTGCTGTCTATAACCCGCTAATTCATTTTTAAAAGATAATGAAGTGTCGAGTTTAGAGTCTTTGGCATCAAGAACTTTTAATCTGAAATTGATGAACAGGTTAAGATATTCATCAACCGATTTGCGATCAATTGTTGTTCCTGCTTGGTGATTTTTAAGAAAAATCCTTACGAATTCACTTGTTGGGATTTTTTCAGTTCCAATAGTTAGTAATGTTTGATCGGCTTTTTCTTGTGCGTTTGAAACAAGTGTTCCAAATAAGAATGACGTTATGATTATTTGGCAAATTAACTTCATTATTGCAACTTTTTTGGTTTAACTTTAAGGGTGTAAGTATAACTATTTATAAATTATTTAATGGTTTATCGGCTATAATTAGGTGCTTCACGTGTAATAGATACATCATGTGGATGACTTTCAACCATTCCAGCATGTGTTATTCTTACAAATTTAGCATTCTTGAGTTCAGCGATATTACTAGCACCACAATAACCCATACCAGCTCTTAATCCGCCAACAAGTTGATAGAAAACTTCTCCTAGAGTTCCTTTGTAAGGGACACGGGCAGCAATTCCCTCAGGAACTAATTTTTTGATATCATCTTCAACATCCTGAAAGTACCTATCCTTTGAGCCTTGTTGCATTGCTTCAATTGACCCCATCCCCCGATACAATTTGAATTTTCGACCATCATATATGATGGTTTCACCGTTGGATTCTTCAACACCTGCAAATAAGGATCCTGCCATTATTGTATCCGCTCCTGCTGCCAGAGCTTTAACTATATCACCAGAGTAACGTATTCCTCCATCGGCAATTATTGGTACGTTTTTGCCTTTCAGGGCATTGGAAACATCAAATATGGCATTAAGTTGAGGAACTCCTACACCTGCAATTATACGTGTTGTACAAATTGAACCAGGTCCAATTCCTACCTTAACTGCATCGGCACCGGCATCGTATAATGCGATAGCCGCTTCAGCGGTAGCTATATTTCCAACAACTACATCCAAATCGGGGAATTCTTTTTTCACTAATCTCAACATTTCAAGCACTCCCTTGGTATGTCCGTGTGCAGTATCAATAACAATTGCATCAACCTTTACGTTATAAAGCGCTTTAATCCTATCTAAAGTATCATAAGTAACACCAACCCCAGCAGCAACTCGTAAACGACCTTTACTATCTTTGCTTGAAAATGGGTTGTCTTTTACTTTAGTAATATCCTTATAGGTTAGTAGTCCAATAAGTTTAAAATCATCATCAACAACAGGCAGTTTTTCAATTTTATACTCTTGTAATATTGAAGCAGCCTTCTCAAGATCAGTAGTTTTTGAGGTAGTAATCAAACCTTCGCTGGTCATAATGTCCTTTATAGGGCGACGCATATTAACCTGAAATCTTAAATCGCGGTTAGTTACAATACCTATAAGTTTATTACTATGATCAACAACAGGAATGCCTCCTATATGAAATTCTTGCATTAGGTTTAGTGCATCACCAACGGTTCCTTCAGGATGAATGGTTACTGGTTCGTAAATCATCCCATTTTCAGCACGTTTCACTTCTTTAACCTGTTTGGCTTGTGCTTCAATGCTCATGTTTTTATGGATAACACCAATCCCTCCTTGACGCGCTATAGCGATAGCCAATGACGATTCGGTAACAGTATCCATGGCAGCAGATACTATAGGTGCTTTGATATCAATATTTCTTGAAAATTTTGTGGTAATATCCACGTTACGGGGTAATACCTCCGAATATGCTGGTACTAGTAAAACATCGTCAAACGTAAGTCCCTCGGCAACAATCTTTTCATTGTAAAATGACATCGCTTTATAGTTTATTTATTAAATGCGGCAAGTTACAAAAAAATGCCGTACCAACAAGCCTTGAATTATCCTTAACCAAAGATATAAACGAGTAAGATTTTGTTATTTATCTAGGGATAGAATCAATCATTGAATTTAAATTAACGTTAAACTTAACAATTTTTAACCATTTATAAATCAGCAACAGTCAATTATATCACTTCCAAGTTTCCAAAAAATCAACATATTTATGTTAAATTTGTATTAGCCTAAGATCAACAAATAATTGAACCAATTCGAACAAATACTTCATCGGTACTGGGGTTATACAACCTTTAGATCTATCCAAGAAGAGATTATCCAGTCTGTACATGAAGGGCGTGATACTTTAGCTTTAATGCCAACTGGGGGTGGAAAATCTATTACCTTTCAGGTACCTGCTCTTGCTAAAGAAGGGATTTGCTTAGTTATAACTCCCCTGATTGCTTTAATGAAAGATCAGGTTGAAAATCTAAATCGAAGAGGTATAAAAGCCGCTGCAATCCATTCAGGCATGAGTCGTCATGAAATTGAGATTGAACTTGATAACTGTGCCTATGGTGATTACAAATTCCTTTATCTATCGCCGGAAAGACTTGGTACAGAACTTTTCAAGGTTAGACTCCGAAAACTGAATGTCAATCTGATTGCAATAGACGAATCGCACTGCATATCACAATGGGGTTACGATTTTCGCCCATCGTATATGAAAATTGCAGATATTAGAGATATTTTACCTAATACTCCTTTTCTTGCACTAACAGCAACTGCAACACCTGAAGTGGCTGATGATATTCAAAATCGGCTAAAGTTCAAGGAAAAGAACCTCATTAAGATGAGTTTCGAAAGGAAAAATCTAGTTTACCTTGTACGAACTGTTGAGGATAAAAATAAATATCTACTTAAAATTATCAATGGTATTCCTGGTACTGGGGTTATCTATACACGAAATCGTGAGAAAACTAAAGAGGTTGCTTTGATGCTTAAAAAAGAGGGGATTTCGGCAGATTTTTATCACGCAGGATTATCAGGCGAGATGAGGAGTACCCGTCAGGATGATTGGCAAAAAGGCAAAACCAGAATAATTGTATCTACCAACGCCTTTGGTATGGGCATTGACAAGCCCGATGTTCGGTTTGTAATTCATATCGATTTACCCGATTCGCCTGAGGCTTATTTTCAAGAAGCAGGCAGAGGAGGTCGGGATTTAAACCGTGCATACGCAATATTGCTATACAATGAATCAGATAAAGCCAAAATAGAACAGCGTATCGAAGCCAATTTCCCTGAAACAGATGAGATAAAACGTACTTACCAAGCGTTAGGATCGTATCTAAACATTGCACTTGGAGCGGGGAAAGGGGAAGTTTATGATTTTAATCTTTTTGATTTTGCCTCAACTTACAAACTAAATACTGTTAAAGCCTTTAATTCTTTGAAATTTCTTCAACGTGAAGGTTACATTGAACTTACCGATGAACTTGATAATCCTAGTCGGCTAATATTCATTGTTAATAAGCAAGAACTTTACAAGTATCAGGTGGCAAATGCCGAAATGGATAAGTTTATCAAAATTATCCTACGAGCATTTGCTGGTGTATTCTCACAATATGTAAATATTGATGAAGCGTATATTGCAAGAGTATCGGGGATTCCAGTTCAAACTGCAATTGAAAATCTTAAAAAACTAAGCAAGCAAAAGATTATCAACTATATCCCAAGGAAAAAAACACCTCTAATAATTTTTACCGAGGAGCGATTAGATGATAAAAATCTTTTACTCAGCAACGAGAATTACCGTTTACGCAAAGAGCGTTTTTTAAAACGCATAGATGAAATGCTGAACTACGCCTCTAATACGACTAAATGCCGGAGTCAATTTTTATTAGATTATTTCGGAGATGTTCATTCAACCCGATGCGGAAATTGCGATGTTTGCAACTCTCGAAACGAACTCGATATGAGTAAAATTGAGTTTGATAAAATATTGACATTGGTAAAGGATAAGGTATCCAATGAACCTCTACCGCTTGATATCCTTGTTGATTCTATTAAACAAAAACCCGAGAAGACCCTAAAGGTCATCCATTTTTTACTTGACAATAAAAAGATTATGAAGGATGAAAATGGACTTCTTACTTGGCGGGAAACGAAGTATTAACGACCACACATATTCCTTCGTTACCTTTCACAACAACTCACTACTTTCTCTATAAAACTTATAATCTTTTATGTTTAAAATGAATATTATTTCTATACTTTTTTATATTTGTAAACAAAATTTTCACAAACATGATCAGATTAAAAAGAAGTTGTATTGTTTTGCCTGCAATTTTTATTCTGCTCTTTTCTCTTCTTTTTTCAGCCGTTTCTTTTTCACAAAAACGCACAACAATTGATAGCTTATTAAAACTACTTGATAAAACTAAAGATTCCTCAAAAGTTGCTATTCTGAGGCAATTAAGTTGGGAGTATAGAAGTATTGATACATCAAAAGCGATTTCATTTGGAAAAGCGGCATTAAATGAAGCCATTAGGTTAAATCTAAAATATGAACAGACCGATATCATGGGTCGTTTAGGTGTATACAAACGCAATCAGGGCAATTACTCAAAAGCAATGGATTATTACTTCAAAGGCCTTGAAATTGCACAAAAGAATAATTTTTTAAAATTCGAAGCGCTTGAGTATAATAATATTGGAGACATTTACAACAGACTCGGCATTTACGATCAGGCATTAGACTATGTGCATAAAGCACTTAATATCTCTACTAAACTTAATGATAAGTATAATCTAAGTTACATCTACCACATGTTTGGACTTATCTATATGAATAGTTCAAATACAGATTCTGCACTGATTTCCTTTAGAAAATCGCTCTATTATCAAAAAGGGTTAAAGTTGCAAACAGGAATTGCCGCCTCATACCAATATATTGGAATGATTCATTTTAAAAAGGAGAACTATGATAGCAGCCACATTTATTATAATAGGGCTCTTGAAATATTTAATCAAATGAACGATCGCGTTGGTGTTGCTAATGTTTATAAGTGTATAGGCGAGTTCTATAACCAACGAGGAAACTACAAAAGCGCTTTGGAGTATTTTACAAAAAGTATGCAATTAATTAAAGTGTTTGGTGGCATTCCACAAGTTAACAGAGATGCAGCCGAAGGTCTTAAGTATACGTATACAAAACTTGGTGATTTCGAAAAAGCTCTTTATTATCATGAGGTTGCAACTAAAATAAAAGATAGTATCTCAAATAATATCTATATTCAAAAGATAACTCGACTAACCGAAAATTTTAAATTTGATATTAAAGCTAAAGAGCATGAGATAATACAAAAGCAGAAGGAGGAGATTCTAAATGAAAGAATCCGGTATCAACGAAACCAATTGAATTTCTTTATAATAGTATTTATTTTGATGGTCGTTCTTGTAGGAATAATAATCTTCTTTTACCGCGACAAAAATCTAGCTTATAAAGCATTAAATCTAAAGAAAGATGAAATTACTGAACTGAATAATGGATTAATTATTGCAAATATTGAGATAAAGATTCAAAAAGAAGAGATTGAAAATCAAAGGGATATTCTACAAAAACAATCGGACGACCTTACGCAACTTAATTTTACTAAAGATAAGCTATTTTCGATTATTGCTCATGACCTACGAGTTCCGTTTAATTCAATTATTGGATTTTCAGATTACATTAAAGAGAATTTTCATCAACTAACCCTTGAAGAAATTAAAGAGATGAACAGCCTGATTAATCAAACAGGAATCACTACTTTAAGAATACTCGAAAATCTTTTAAATTGGGCCAAAACTCAAATTAATCAGGTCACCATTTATAAGGAAAATGTAAATATCTCCACTGTTATTAATGAGATTATAAAAGATTTTTACCCACAAGCAAATAACAAAAAGATAAGACTGATTTATGAAACAACTGGTATATTAAACGTTTATGTCGACCGAAACATGGTTAATACCATTCTAAGAAATCTGATTTCAAATTCTATCAAATACACAAAATTGGGTGGTGAAATATTGGTTATGACCAACCAAAAAGATGATTATGCCGAAATCTTTATTCAAGATAATGGTGTTGGAATGAGTACTGAAATAAAAACCACCTTATTTAGCTCAAATGTTAACCCTTCAACAATTGGCACATTAAATGAAAAAGGAACAGGTTTAGGGTTAGCTATTTGCAATGAATTTGTTAAAAAACTTGATGGAAAAATTTGGGTTGAGAGCGAAGTGGACAAAGGAAGTACATTCAAATTCACCCTTCCTCTGGCTTTCAAGGAAACATTTGTATTACAATAATAATTAGCATGTTTGATTAGAATTTAATAAACAATTATAATTCTCTCCTCAAAAATTCTCCAAATGTAATATCGGTTTATTCTTTAGCGTAAAAAAAATTACAGTTAAACTTTTAACACTAAATTGATATCAAACAAATAAAAATTTTACTTATAGCAACCTGTAACATCTTTCATATATTTGCGTTTTTAATTGAGTTCTGTGTTTTGTAATACAAACAAAATTGGGTAGAGATGGATATTAAAAGCATAATATACAGCAGGAATGTAGTTGAGTTTGCAACCGTAGCAAGGGAATACTGTGCTTTTCTTGAAAACGTTAAAACGCATAGCAGAAAATCGTTTATCTCCGCCTCACAAAAGCTACTGCCCCTGCTCTACTACAAAACCTCCATTCTACCTGAAACAGAACCTTTATTTGATGAGGGGAACGAAAAATTTGTTACAGAAGATTTTTATTTCGATGTGCAAAATAATCTAAAGCAGCTACTTGGCCCCCATGATGATTTTTTGGAGATCTACGATCCAAGAGCCAATGAAGGTGAAGGGCTTTATACCGCAAGTATATCGGAGTATTTAACTGATATTTGGCAGGATCTAAAAAACTTTACCATGCTATACCAAGTGGGTAAAGCAGAGGTAATGAACGATGCCTTATGGGAATGCCATTCTAATTTTCAGGAATATTGGGGGATTAGACTTGCAAATGCCATTAGAGCAATGCACGTTTTATTATATACTGGAATTGATCTGGAGCAAGAGATAGAAACCAACGATGAGGCTAAGGATCCCGACACTAGCAACTGGTTTATTACTAGGCGACAGAATGATTTAAATAGCGAAAATTGAAATGTTTGCAGAATCGATAGAAAACGAAGAAATACTTAAACTTCCCAGAATATCATTCCCCGGCGAAATTAGGGTAATTAATAACGAAGAAGATTTAAATAACTGGCTTCCAATCCTTACCAAAAGCAGTATATTAGGTTTTGATACCGAAACAAAACCCTCATTCAAAAAGGGAAATACCAATAGTGTAGCATTACTCCAACTGGCATCGGATGATATTGCACTTATTATTAGAATAAAGAGCATTGGGCTACCCAAAGTTTTGGTTCAACTCCTTCAGAATAAAAATATACTAAAAATTGGTGCTGCAATTCATGATGATATCAAATCCTTACAAAAAATCCACCCTTTTACACCTGCCGGATTTATTGATCTTCAGAATTTAGTTAAAGAAAAAAACATTGAGAGTAAAAGCGTTAGAAAACTTGCTGCAATAGTTCTTAATGTTAGAGTTTCAAAAAACCAACAGCTTTCAAACTGGGAATCAGACATCCTAACTGATGCCCAACTCCAATACGCAGCTACCGATGCTTGGGTGTGTAAGGAGATATATATGAAAATGATAAAGAGCTAATTCTATTTAACCGTATTAATCATAAAACTTGGCAATGGATTACATTAAGCTAACACTAAAACCCGGGAAAGAGCAGTCATTATTAAGATTTCATCCTTGGGTTTTTTCAGGAGCTATTCAAAAAATTAATGGTAATCCAACCGAAGGTGAGATTGTTGAGGTTGATGATTCAACAGGGAAATTCATTGCTTTGGGTCATTACCAGCCATCATCTATTTCTGTAAGAATAGTATCATTCACAAACACCCCTATTGATAGGGAATTCTGGAGGAATAGAATTCAAAATGCCATAGCGCTGAGAAAAACGCTTGGACTTTACCAAAGCGATCACACAAATACTTTCAGGCTGATACATGGCGAAGGGGATATTATGCCGGGGTTGATTGTTGACATCTACGGAAAAACGGCTGTAATGCAATGCCACTCTTTTGGAATGTATAATATCCGCCAAATCCTAGCCGAACTTATTATTGAGCAATTCGAAGGGGCAATAACATCAGTATTCGACAAAAGTGCTGGAACACTATCTTTCAAAGCCCCAATCAACCCTGTTGATGGGTACTTAATTGGCAAAGAATCAGCTGATACCCTGCTAGAGTATGGCAATCGATTTGAAGTTTCATGGGTAGAAGGTCAAAAAACAGGATTTTTCATAGATCAGCGTGAAAATAGACTGCTACTTCAACATTACTCCAAGGATAAATCCGTTTTAAATACCTTTGGTTACACGGGTGGATTCTCCGTTTACGCTTTAAAAGGTGGGGCTAAAAGAGTTATTACCGTAGACAGCTCCCAAAAAGCAATTGAATTAACTAAAAAAAATATTGCACTTAATTTCTCCGAAGAGGTCAATCATGAGGCTATTGGAAGTGATGTTTTCGAATACTTAAGATTATCGGATGAAAAGTTTGATATCATAATTCTAGATCCTCCAGCATTTGCAAAGCATAACGATGCGCTAAGAAATGCTCTTCAAGCCTATAAACGATTAAATGCTGCTGCAATCCGCAAGTTAAATCCAGGTGGAATTCTATTTACATTTTCTTGTTCCCAAATTGTAAATAAAGATAATTTCCGAAACGCCGTTTTTTCAGGATGTGCAATAGTTGGCAAACAAGTAAAAATCCTACACCAACTAACACAACCAGCAGATCATCCAATAAATATCTACCATCCAGAAGGGGAATATCTAAAAGGACTTGTTTTGCAAGTTGAATAAAACTCTATAAAAAATATTCGTATCAAATTATCTGTAAGTATTTAATTGTCAGAAAATATGCAACAGGTAATTATCATTGTATTAGTTAAATTTTTCTATCGATATAGTTCAATTCTATTTCTTAATTACAAATTAAGAAAAAAACACTATATTTCATTATAAAAAAATCGCTAAATACCATACAATATTTAAACAACGCATACTGCCTACAGATCAATGTATTCCATAGATAATAATACTAGTAAAACATATTCGAATTTTTATGTTGCTGCAAGGCAGATTGCTTGTTTAGTATTACTAATCCTTTTTTATTCATCAACATTAGCCCAAAATTTTAAAAAGGAGAAAGTGGTTTTGCAGCTAAAATGGAAAAATCAGTTTCAGTTTGCTGGATATTATGCTGCTTTAGAAAAAGGTTACTATAAGGAAAACGGCCTAAATGTAGAGATTAGAGAAGCTAATGAATCCACCTCAACAACTAATGAGGTGTTAAATGGTGATGCACATTATGGAATTGCAAATTCAGAATTGGTAATGTATTATATGGAAGGCAAGCCATTAGTAGTTCTTGCTTGTATTATGCAAAACTCGCCATCGGCATTACTAGTAAAATCCTCTTCGAATATCTTTGTTCCAAAAGATTTAATAGGCAAATCAATTGAAATTGATAAGGACAAAACAGGAATAGATATATTCGCAATGCTATCCAAGGAGGGGGTTAGCCTTAATCAAATTGATATAAAGAACGTTACATTTTCGCTAAATAACCTTTTAGCAAATGAGATTGATGCACTTGCTGTTTATACAACCAACGAGCCGTTTTTTCTCGATAAGTTTGGCATTCCTTATAGGCTGATTTATCCCAGAAATTACGGAGTTAACTTCTACTCGGATTGTTTATTTACATCCAAAGAGGAGGTTGACAATCATCCCGATAGAGTTAGAAAGTTTAGAAATGCCAGCATTAAAGGCTGGAAGTATGCACTCGATCACCCTGAAGAGATTATAAATATCATCCAATCAAAGTACCAATCCATAAAAACCGCTGAGTATCTTTTACGTGAATCGGAGCAAATTCGAAAATTGATAAACCCTGAGTTTATTGAGGTTGGGCATTCAAACCGGGAGAGATGGTTGGGTATCGTAGAAACTCTCTCACAGCAAGGATTTATTGAGCATTACAAAAACATTGATGAGTTCTTATACAATCCCTATGAATCAAAAGAACCAATAAGTAATCTTGTACTCGAAATTATTCTGGCTGGGTTGATAATTGGTATAGCCCTTCTAATCTACAACATAATCAGGTTGAGAAAATCGTTATCCGCCAATAAACTAGAGTTAGAAAAAATTATGCATCAGGGTGAACTTCAAAAAATTGAGGTAAAACGATTAAGGTCTGAGGTTAAAAGGTTAAATGATATAGTTAATTCATAAATCTGCATCCAGTTTTACTACTCCCAAAACAAGAGGTATTACCTTCTTTTAATAGTATATAAATAGAAATCCTCAACCGTTTTCCTTGCCCAGTCGGTTTTGCGAAGAAATTTCAGACCTGATTTTATGCTTGGATCTTTACTAAAACAGTTTATTCGAGTTCTCTTCGATAGTTCATCCCAGCCATAATAATCAACCAAATAGTTAAGAATTGACTCTAAAGTTTTGCCGTGAAGGGGATTGTTAGGTTGTGATTCCATTAAAAACAAATATTATTCGGGGGCAAAGATAACTGTTTTAGCATTTTGCTCTATGAAATATTAGGATTTTCGAAGCCTGTCTGTATCTATATGCAAGGCCAACATGAATGAGATAAATTTAAACCCTCAGCAAGCCACGAAATCCTCTAACAGCATAATAAGATTCTGCTCCATTGTGATACACAAAGACGTGGTCGTAGCGACGATCACAAAAGATTGCACCGCCTAGTTTTCTGATCGCAGCAGGTGTTTTTACCCAACTTGATGTTTTAGTATCGAATTTTCCAAGTTTCTGTAACTCTCTATATTGTTCCTCCGATAAAAGTTCAATACCCATAGCAGTAGCCATACCAACGGCGTCATTTTCTGGTTTATGCTCTTTCCTTGACTCCAGCCCTTCACGGTCATAACATAAACTTCGACGACCTTTAGGACTTTCCTCTGAACAATCATAAAAAATGTACTCGCCCGTATTTTTATCAAAACCAACAACATCTGGTTCACCTCCAGTTTTTTCCATTTCATTAAGCGACCATAGTTTTTCAGTATTATCGTCAA of Bacteroidia bacterium contains these proteins:
- a CDS encoding DUF4256 domain-containing protein; the encoded protein is MTMENKKQLSSEQREELMGVLKARFEKYMNRHKGLEWAKLQASLDDNTEKLWSLNEMEKTGGEPDVVGFDKNTGEYIFYDCSEESPKGRRSLCYDREGLESRKEHKPENDAVGMATAMGIELLSEEQYRELQKLGKFDTKTSSWVKTPAAIRKLGGAIFCDRRYDHVFVYHNGAESYYAVRGFRGLLRV